In Pirellulales bacterium, the following are encoded in one genomic region:
- the rpmI gene encoding 50S ribosomal protein L35, whose product MPKQKTHKGTKKRFRLTATGKVKHRSAGTSHLNSRIKQKRIRNLRGTSVLAKVENARIHELLGNYSY is encoded by the coding sequence ATGCCCAAGCAAAAGACTCACAAAGGCACCAAGAAGCGCTTTCGCCTGACCGCGACCGGGAAGGTCAAGCACCGCTCGGCCGGGACAAGCCACTTGAACTCGCGGATCAAGCAAAAGCGGATCCGTAACTTGCGCGGGACTTCGGTCCTTGCGAAGGTCGAGAACGCGCGCATTCACGAGCTGCTGGGTAACTACAGCTACTAG
- the rplT gene encoding 50S ribosomal protein L20: MRTRKGAARNQAKKRLFQKAEGFVGGRRRLLRTVKETLVRSGKFAFRDRRTRRRNLRRLWIIRVNAAVRAHDLRYSEFIHGLAKANIELDRKILADLAVNDPAAFEGVVQKVKQALQS, encoded by the coding sequence ATGAGAACGCGTAAAGGCGCCGCTCGCAATCAAGCGAAGAAGCGGCTCTTTCAAAAGGCGGAAGGTTTCGTCGGCGGTCGTCGCCGGCTGCTGCGGACCGTCAAGGAAACACTGGTCCGCTCGGGCAAGTTCGCTTTCCGCGACCGCCGCACGCGACGCCGCAATCTCCGCCGCCTCTGGATCATCCGCGTCAACGCGGCGGTTCGGGCCCACGATCTGCGCTACAGCGAATTCATTCATGGGTTGGCGAAGGCCAACATCGAGCTGGATCGCAAGATCCTGGCCGATCTGGCCGTGAACGACCCGGCCGCATTCGAAGGCGTGGTTCAGAAGGTCAAACAGGCGCTGCAGTCGTAG